The proteins below are encoded in one region of Vulpes lagopus strain Blue_001 chromosome 10, ASM1834538v1, whole genome shotgun sequence:
- the MFSD6L gene encoding major facilitator superfamily domain-containing protein 6-like: protein MSANPQWDVSRALGVARLFHLVCGVRDACVTPFLTLYLRQLGLAAPWVGVLMGAKHLVAAFWAPFWAFLAKSYRKRRALLTGSLLGSAGASLLMALVPPRDEAPADPPCNASRGARATALPPAAAPIPRAVGAPGLRRAPAGGVHAPAGRPPGSAVGSVEGAGTTARVLPPVASGVRDTATAGAFKVGRTAPPLLAGGTAPGSPANSSAAKGDAGALGLSLEGLRWTFLLSLGSVVFWELLTAPLEQVADDSLYEYLDFVDATDRYGSLWIWRLLGLSAGVCGIAAAVGQLECFVATSGPRGVLHFYGYSVVSTLALLVSIAFPVPICRRPEPSYKTVKALSLVGGDPRLILLTFTVFLVGAATSAVQNFLFWHMKDHGSSELVMGFSVALGLLGEILLHPFKTTLLRKLSRMGTVGLGLGCLAAQLLYYSFLWSWWAALPAQILSAVSNGALWWAVKASVEDLATPRTERPLGAMFRGHIFGGGSSLGSFVGGFVVMYFSLAVLYRACCVLLLLWLALLLSIQSRLPQEQKINYSKLLVMEASDTSDSEQGTERDWLVKAMREEYSE, encoded by the coding sequence ATGAGCGCCAACCCGCAGTGGGACGTCAGCAGGGCGCTGGGGGTGGCCAGGCTGTTCCACCTGGTGTGCGGGGTCCGGGACGCCTGCGTGACCCCGTTCCTGACCCTCTACCTGAGGCAGCTGGGCCTGGCCGCGCCCTGGGTGGGCGTCCTGATGGGGGCCAAGCACCTGGTCGCCGCCTTCTGGGCCCCCTTCTGGGCCTTCCTGGCCAAAAGCTACCGCAAAAGGAGGGCGCTCCTGACGGGCTCGCTGCTCGGCTCGGCGGGGGCCAGCCTGTTGATGGCGCTGGTGCCGCCGCGGGACGAGGCTCCCGCAGACCCTCCCTGCAACGCCAGCCGCGGCGCCCGCGCCACCGCCCtgccccccgcggccgccccgatCCCCCGGGCGGTGGGCGCCCCTGGCCTCAGGCGCGCACCTGCTGGAGGTGTCCACGCCCCGGCCGGACGTCCACCCGGCTCCGCCGTGGGCTCCGTGGAAGGAGCCGGGACCACAGCCCGAGTTCTCCCTCCCGTGGCTTCAGGGGTGAGGGACACCGCCACGGCAGGTGCTTTTAAGGTGGGCAGGACCGCACCCCCTCTGCTTGCTGGGGGCACAGCCCCGGGAAGTCCAGCCAACTCGTCAGCAGCCAAGGGGGACGCGGGGGCCCTGGGCCTCTCCTTGGAAGGGCTGCGGTGgaccttcctcctctccctggggTCCGTGGTGTTCTGGGAGCTGCTGACGGCCCCCCTGGAGCAGGTGGCCGACGACAGCCTCTACGAGTACCTGGATTTCGTGGATGCCACCGACCGCTACGGAAGCCTGTGGATCTGGAGGCTGCTGGGCCTGTCGGCAGGTGTGTGCGGCATCGCAGCCGCCGTGGGACAGCTGGAATGCTTCGTGGCGACAAGTGGCCCACGGGGCGTGTTGCACTTCTACGGCTACTCGGTGGTCAGCACCCTGGCTTTACTGGTGAGCATTGCCTTTCCTGTCCCCATCTGCAGGCGACCGGAGCCCAGCTACAAAACCGTCAAGGCGCTGTCGCTGGTAGGAGGCGACCCCCGCCTCATTCTCCTCACCTTCACCGTGTTTCTCGTAGGAGCCGCCACCAGCGCGGTGCAGAACTTTCTGTTTTGGCACATGAAAGACCATGGGAGCAGCGAGCTGGTCATGGGCTTCTCGGTGGCCCTGGGCTTGCTGGGGGAAATTCTATTGCATCCGTTCAAAACGACGTTGCTTAGGAAACTGTCGAGGATGGGCACcgtggggctgggcctgggctgccTAGCGGCCCAGCTGCTCTACTACTCGTTCCTCTGGAGCTGGTGGGCCGCCCTCCCGGCCCAGATCTTGAGCGCCGTCAGCAACGGGGCTCTGTGGTGGGCAGTCAAGGCCTCAGTGGAGGACCTGGCCACTCCCAGGACAGAGAGACCTCTGGGTGCCATGTTCCGAGGCCACATTTTCGGGGGCGGGTCCAGCCTGGGCAGCTTCGTGGGGGGCTTCGTGGTGATGTACTTCAGCCTGGCTGTGCTGTATCGGGCCTGCTGTGTGCTCCTGCTGCTCTGGCTGGCCTTGCTCCTATCCATCCAGTCCAGACTACCCCAAGAGCAGAAAATAAACTACTCGAAACTGCTGGTCATGGAGGCCAGTGACACGAGCGACTCTGAGCAGGGGACAGAACGGGACTGGCTTGTGAAGGCCATGAGGGAGGAGTACTCAGAATAG